The following are from one region of the Andrena cerasifolii isolate SP2316 chromosome 1, iyAndCera1_principal, whole genome shotgun sequence genome:
- the Sqd gene encoding RNA-binding protein squid isoform X9, protein MADQENKDFSEDIADQNFEQNGEAENGGGDAAENGQESQEDRSAGGNQDSLNDRKLFVGGLSWETTDKELRDHFGAYGDIESINVKTDPNTGRSRGFAFIVFAKAESLDKIMAAGDHVINNKKVDPKKAKARHGKIFVGGLSTELSDDDIKNFFSQFGTIVEVEMPFDKTKNQRKGFCFITFESEQVVNELLKTPKQTINGKEVDVKKATPKPDGMGGMRGGAGGRGGRGGRGGRGRGFGGQGGWGQGGYGGGYGGGYGQGGYGGGYDGYGGGYDYYGGGYGGYGGYDYSGYGGSGYGGKQRGGGRQNQRHQPY, encoded by the exons ATGGCCGATCAAGAGAACAAGGACTTCAGCGAAGATATCGCCGATCAAAACTTCGAGCAGAACGGTGAAGCAGAGAACGGCGGCGGGGACGCCGCAGAAAATGGCCAAGAGTCGCAAGAGGACAG GTCAGCTGGAGGTAACCAGGATTCGCTGAATGATAG GAAATTGTTTGTTGGTGGATTAAGCTGGGAAACCACAGACA AGGAATTGAGAGATCACTTCGGCGCTTACGGGGACATAGAAAGTATTAATGTGAAAACAGATCCGAATACAGGACGATCGCGAGGGTTCGCTTTCATTGTTTTCGCGAAAGCCGAATCTCTAGACAAG ATCATGGCGGCTGGTGACCATGTCATCAATAATAAAAAAGTGGATCCTAAAAAGGCGAAAGCCAGGCACGGCAAAATCTTTGTCGGCGGCCTATCAACAGAACTGTCTGACGATGATATCAAGAACTTCTTCTCCCAATTTGGAACT ATCGTCGAAGTTGAAATGCCTTTCGACAagacaaagaaccaaaggaAAGGGTTCTGCTTCATTACGTTTGAATCGGAACAAGTAGTGAACGAATTGTTGAAAACCCCCAAACAGACAATCAATGGTAAAGAG GTGGACGTGAAGAAGGCCACACCAAAACCAGACGGTATGGGAGGCATGCGCGGCGGTGCTGGTGGTCGAGGTGGTCGTGGCGGTAGAGGAGGTAGAGGACGTGGCTTCGGCGGCCAAGGCGGCTGGGGACAAGGTGGATACGGCGGCGGTTATGGCGGCGGTTACGGACAGGGCGGTTATGGCGGTGGCTATGATGGATACGGAGGAGGCTACGATTATTACGGCGGTGGGTACGGCGGCTATGGTGGTTACGACTACAGTGGATACG
- the Sqd gene encoding RNA-binding protein squid isoform X10 yields MADQENKDFSEDIADQNFEQNGEAENGGGDAAENGQESQEDRSAGGNQDSLNDRKLFVGGLSWETTDKELRDHFGAYGDIESINVKTDPNTGRSRGFAFIVFAKAESLDKIMAAGDHVINNKKVDPKKAKARHGKIFVGGLSTELSDDDIKNFFSQFGTIVEVEMPFDKTKNQRKGFCFITFESEQVVNELLKTPKQTINGKEVDVKKATPKPDGMGGMRGGAGGRGGRGGRGGRGRGFGGQGGWGQGGYGGGYGGGYGQGGYGGGYDGYGGGYDYYGGGSGYGGKQRGGGRQNQRHQPY; encoded by the exons ATGGCCGATCAAGAGAACAAGGACTTCAGCGAAGATATCGCCGATCAAAACTTCGAGCAGAACGGTGAAGCAGAGAACGGCGGCGGGGACGCCGCAGAAAATGGCCAAGAGTCGCAAGAGGACAG GTCAGCTGGAGGTAACCAGGATTCGCTGAATGATAG GAAATTGTTTGTTGGTGGATTAAGCTGGGAAACCACAGACA AGGAATTGAGAGATCACTTCGGCGCTTACGGGGACATAGAAAGTATTAATGTGAAAACAGATCCGAATACAGGACGATCGCGAGGGTTCGCTTTCATTGTTTTCGCGAAAGCCGAATCTCTAGACAAG ATCATGGCGGCTGGTGACCATGTCATCAATAATAAAAAAGTGGATCCTAAAAAGGCGAAAGCCAGGCACGGCAAAATCTTTGTCGGCGGCCTATCAACAGAACTGTCTGACGATGATATCAAGAACTTCTTCTCCCAATTTGGAACT ATCGTCGAAGTTGAAATGCCTTTCGACAagacaaagaaccaaaggaAAGGGTTCTGCTTCATTACGTTTGAATCGGAACAAGTAGTGAACGAATTGTTGAAAACCCCCAAACAGACAATCAATGGTAAAGAG GTGGACGTGAAGAAGGCCACACCAAAACCAGACGGTATGGGAGGCATGCGCGGCGGTGCTGGTGGTCGAGGTGGTCGTGGCGGTAGAGGAGGTAGAGGACGTGGCTTCGGCGGCCAAGGCGGCTGGGGACAAGGTGGATACGGCGGCGGTTATGGCGGCGGTTACGGACAGGGCGGTTATGGCGGTGGCTATGATGGATACGGAGGAGGCTACGATTATTACGGCG